Proteins encoded in a region of the Neodiprion virginianus isolate iyNeoVirg1 chromosome 2, iyNeoVirg1.1, whole genome shotgun sequence genome:
- the LOC124298810 gene encoding glutathione synthetase-like isoform X1, whose translation MNDTMNLSPLETCVKLPLCFKELEEVTDKAKDWLLMHGACMRCREHLDKDEVRFAPFVLFPSAFPRKEFEKARKVQTILNELTHQVAHDHNFITETLKSTVEVDDFTARLFGIYETVHAEGFKQSISLGLLRSDYLLHNLHETNIMQVEMNTIASSFAGIATTITHYHRYILKELECEDKLKNIPENHALSGLCEGLIEAWKLYNNKRAVILFIIEDTTINICDQRFHEFLIREKNSSIKVIRKSLGQVASEAHLNQNQDLIVGNSTVAVVYFRSGYEPAQYPTEHEWSARLMIERSSAIKCPSIQYHLAGTKKVQQALAVKGTIEKYFKDRSIVEKIRTVFTGLYSLDFDENGEGEKAVTMALKDPGRFVLKPQREGGGNNIYGKDVLTQLKAMRDSKERTAWILMDRIHPPLQENYLIRPGNTDELKTQNLVSELGIYGVILGDSNEVKINKQVGHVLRTKPASSDEGGIVAGAGALDSPYLVQ comes from the exons ATGAATGATACTATGAATCTATCACCGTTAGAAACTTGTGTGAAACTTCCTCTATGTTTCAAAGAGCTAGAAGAAGTTACCGACAAGGCAAAAGATTGGCTGCTTATGCATG GGGCTTGCATGAGATGCAGAGAGCATTTAGATAAGGACGAGGTACGTTTCGCTCCCTTCGTCTTATTCCCATCGGCTTTTCCACGcaaggaatttgaaaaagcCAGAAAAGTACAAACAATTCTTAATGAATTGACACACCAAGTTGCCCATGATCACAATTTCATTACAGAAACCTTGAAAAG CACAGTTGAAGTCGATGATTTCACTGCCAGATTGTTTGGTATTTATGAAACTGTGCATGCCGAAGGCTTCAAGCAG AGTATCAGTTTAGGATTGCTGCGATCCGATTACTTGCTGCATAATCTACATGAAACCAATATAATGCAAGTTGAAATGAACACTATAGCTTCTAGCTTTGCTGGCATAGCAACTACTATCACACATTATCACAG ATatattttgaaagaattggAATGTGaagacaaattgaaaaat ATTCCTGAAAACCATGCGCTGTCTGGTCTTTGCGAAGGTTTAATTGAGGCGTggaaattatacaataataaacg agctgttatattattcatcattGAAGATACGACGATTAATATATGTGACCAAAGGTTTCATGAATTTCTAATTCGCGAGAAGAATTCGTCTATAAAAGTTATTAGGAAATCTTTAGGACAAGTAGCTTCTGAAGCACATCTTAATCAAAATCAAGACTTAATTGT TGGAAATTCTACAGTAGCTGTAGTATACTTTCGTTCCGGTTATGAACCAGCACAATACCCTACAGAACATGAGTGGTCTGCTAGATTGATGATAGAAAGATCGTCAGCCATTAAATGCCCTTCAATCCAATATCATCTAGCTGGAACAAAAAAG GTTCAACAGGCATTAGCTGTAAAGGgtacaattgaaaaatattttaaagaTAGGAGTATAGTGGAAAAGATAAGAACTGTATTCACTGGACTTTATTCATTAGATTTC GACGAAAATGGGGAAGGAGAAAAAGCAGTAACAATGGCCTTGAAAGACCCAGGAAGATTCGTACTAAAGCCGCAACGAGAGGGGGGAGGAAATAATATATATGGGAAAGATGTGCTCACACAACTAAAAGCTATGAGGGACTCTAAAGAACGTACAGCATGGATACTTATGGACCGCATCCATCCACCACtgcaagaaaattatttaatccGCCCAGGGAATACAGATGAGCTTAAAACACAAAATCTTGTGTCCGAACTTGGGATTTACGGAGTTATTCTTGG CGATTCAAACGAggtaaaaattaacaaacagGTCGGCCATGTCCTGCGAACAAAACCAGCGAGTTCAGATGAAGGAGGCATTGTTGCAGGTGCAGGAGCTCTCGACAGCCCTTACCttgtgcaatga
- the LOC124298810 gene encoding glutathione synthetase-like isoform X2, producing MHGACMRCREHLDKDEVRFAPFVLFPSAFPRKEFEKARKVQTILNELTHQVAHDHNFITETLKSTVEVDDFTARLFGIYETVHAEGFKQSISLGLLRSDYLLHNLHETNIMQVEMNTIASSFAGIATTITHYHRYILKELECEDKLKNIPENHALSGLCEGLIEAWKLYNNKRAVILFIIEDTTINICDQRFHEFLIREKNSSIKVIRKSLGQVASEAHLNQNQDLIVGNSTVAVVYFRSGYEPAQYPTEHEWSARLMIERSSAIKCPSIQYHLAGTKKVQQALAVKGTIEKYFKDRSIVEKIRTVFTGLYSLDFDENGEGEKAVTMALKDPGRFVLKPQREGGGNNIYGKDVLTQLKAMRDSKERTAWILMDRIHPPLQENYLIRPGNTDELKTQNLVSELGIYGVILGDSNEVKINKQVGHVLRTKPASSDEGGIVAGAGALDSPYLVQ from the exons ATGCATG GGGCTTGCATGAGATGCAGAGAGCATTTAGATAAGGACGAGGTACGTTTCGCTCCCTTCGTCTTATTCCCATCGGCTTTTCCACGcaaggaatttgaaaaagcCAGAAAAGTACAAACAATTCTTAATGAATTGACACACCAAGTTGCCCATGATCACAATTTCATTACAGAAACCTTGAAAAG CACAGTTGAAGTCGATGATTTCACTGCCAGATTGTTTGGTATTTATGAAACTGTGCATGCCGAAGGCTTCAAGCAG AGTATCAGTTTAGGATTGCTGCGATCCGATTACTTGCTGCATAATCTACATGAAACCAATATAATGCAAGTTGAAATGAACACTATAGCTTCTAGCTTTGCTGGCATAGCAACTACTATCACACATTATCACAG ATatattttgaaagaattggAATGTGaagacaaattgaaaaat ATTCCTGAAAACCATGCGCTGTCTGGTCTTTGCGAAGGTTTAATTGAGGCGTggaaattatacaataataaacg agctgttatattattcatcattGAAGATACGACGATTAATATATGTGACCAAAGGTTTCATGAATTTCTAATTCGCGAGAAGAATTCGTCTATAAAAGTTATTAGGAAATCTTTAGGACAAGTAGCTTCTGAAGCACATCTTAATCAAAATCAAGACTTAATTGT TGGAAATTCTACAGTAGCTGTAGTATACTTTCGTTCCGGTTATGAACCAGCACAATACCCTACAGAACATGAGTGGTCTGCTAGATTGATGATAGAAAGATCGTCAGCCATTAAATGCCCTTCAATCCAATATCATCTAGCTGGAACAAAAAAG GTTCAACAGGCATTAGCTGTAAAGGgtacaattgaaaaatattttaaagaTAGGAGTATAGTGGAAAAGATAAGAACTGTATTCACTGGACTTTATTCATTAGATTTC GACGAAAATGGGGAAGGAGAAAAAGCAGTAACAATGGCCTTGAAAGACCCAGGAAGATTCGTACTAAAGCCGCAACGAGAGGGGGGAGGAAATAATATATATGGGAAAGATGTGCTCACACAACTAAAAGCTATGAGGGACTCTAAAGAACGTACAGCATGGATACTTATGGACCGCATCCATCCACCACtgcaagaaaattatttaatccGCCCAGGGAATACAGATGAGCTTAAAACACAAAATCTTGTGTCCGAACTTGGGATTTACGGAGTTATTCTTGG CGATTCAAACGAggtaaaaattaacaaacagGTCGGCCATGTCCTGCGAACAAAACCAGCGAGTTCAGATGAAGGAGGCATTGTTGCAGGTGCAGGAGCTCTCGACAGCCCTTACCttgtgcaatga